Proteins encoded in a region of the Methylobacterium radiotolerans JCM 2831 genome:
- a CDS encoding OmpA family protein, protein MRTHDLPRAARTRLGRSGLLLAIGLALVVPARANPLTEVPGARAAQPDAAAPPPDPVADRAQAEEARATNPSATAIIRSLAPFADGDPGAPARPLTISPDDGGPAVRVVPARAVDLTVFFAYDSARLTPEARIQLEPLGEALRAQPLAGHAFLIAGHTDAAGGRAYNRRLSLARARAVKAHLVETYGLAPERLRVHGWGPARPKDPDAPLSRVNRRVEVSLIAPARSGALRFVLPVADHTCTDSADPRLRTDLDLDDFGAAPTPRPCAE, encoded by the coding sequence ATGCGGACCCACGATCTGCCACGCGCCGCGCGGACGCGCCTCGGCCGCTCGGGCCTGTTGCTCGCCATCGGCCTCGCTCTGGTCGTGCCCGCCCGGGCGAACCCGCTCACCGAGGTGCCGGGTGCCCGGGCCGCACAACCGGACGCGGCGGCCCCGCCGCCGGACCCGGTCGCGGACCGGGCGCAGGCCGAGGAGGCGCGGGCCACGAATCCGAGCGCCACCGCGATCATCCGGTCGCTGGCGCCGTTCGCGGACGGCGATCCGGGCGCACCCGCGCGTCCGCTGACGATCAGCCCCGACGACGGCGGCCCTGCGGTGCGGGTCGTTCCCGCACGGGCGGTCGATCTCACCGTATTCTTCGCCTACGACAGCGCCCGCCTGACGCCGGAAGCCCGGATCCAGCTCGAACCGCTCGGTGAGGCCCTGCGCGCCCAGCCCCTGGCCGGCCACGCCTTCCTGATCGCCGGTCACACCGACGCCGCCGGCGGCCGCGCCTACAATCGCCGCCTCTCCCTGGCCAGGGCCCGCGCCGTGAAGGCGCATCTCGTCGAGACCTACGGCCTCGCGCCGGAGCGCCTGCGCGTCCACGGCTGGGGACCCGCGCGACCGAAGGATCCCGACGCGCCCCTGTCACGGGTGAACCGCAGGGTGGAGGTCAGCCTGATCGCGCCCGCCCGCAGCGGCGCCCTGCGCTTCGTCCTTCCGGTGGCGGATCACACCTGCACGGACTCGGCCGATCCGCGCCTGCGGACTGATCTCGACCTCGACGATTTCGGCGCGGCGCCGACGCCGCGTCCCTGCGCTGAATGA
- a CDS encoding trypsin-like serine peptidase yields MISIRRKGPLLLGTACALIVLGRGDAARAQSVGFDPADYGRAQLPLRQTTGDAAAYVDQNKGAFEPVSELDPKDGLAALARPIGRVDIVLQNGRTGQQVGASCTGTLLPGDYVLTNHHCLPQSGDLHPVKASILMDYLTLDGKGSRRFEIDPKPVEYDARLDFALARVAGNPTATYGAARLSGEPVTANRSMLVIHHPLGRPKVMSRFRCFAVKDQAEGPDLRHRCDTLGGSSGSLMFDASVAGIALHKEGGLDPKDPTSFNSATRLSAILGRSPILARIAAAQGRPVAAVDPGGRPVPPAPGPAPQPRPATDGPLDPAGMNAILRGR; encoded by the coding sequence ATGATCTCGATCCGCCGGAAAGGCCCTCTCCTGCTGGGAACGGCCTGCGCGCTGATCGTGCTCGGCCGCGGCGACGCCGCGCGGGCGCAGAGTGTCGGCTTCGATCCCGCCGATTACGGCCGGGCGCAGCTGCCCCTGCGTCAGACGACCGGCGACGCGGCGGCCTATGTCGACCAGAACAAGGGCGCCTTCGAGCCGGTCAGCGAACTCGACCCGAAGGACGGCCTCGCGGCGCTCGCTCGGCCGATCGGCCGCGTCGACATCGTGCTCCAGAACGGCCGCACCGGTCAGCAGGTCGGTGCCTCCTGCACGGGGACGCTCCTGCCGGGCGACTACGTGCTGACCAACCACCACTGCCTGCCGCAATCGGGCGACCTGCACCCGGTCAAAGCGTCGATCCTGATGGACTACCTGACCCTTGACGGGAAGGGCTCCCGACGGTTCGAGATCGACCCGAAACCCGTCGAGTACGATGCGCGCCTCGACTTCGCCCTCGCCCGAGTCGCCGGCAATCCGACCGCGACCTACGGCGCCGCGCGGCTCTCGGGCGAGCCTGTGACGGCCAACCGCTCGATGCTGGTCATCCACCATCCCCTCGGGCGTCCGAAGGTGATGAGCCGCTTCCGCTGCTTCGCCGTGAAGGATCAGGCGGAGGGTCCGGACCTGCGCCACCGCTGCGACACCCTCGGCGGCTCTTCCGGGTCGCTGATGTTCGACGCGTCCGTCGCCGGCATCGCGCTCCACAAGGAGGGCGGCCTCGATCCGAAGGATCCGACGAGCTTCAACAGTGCGACCCGGCTCTCCGCCATCCTGGGCCGGAGCCCGATCCTCGCGCGGATCGCGGCGGCCCAGGGGCGACCGGTCGCCGCCGTCGATCCGGGGGGCAGGCCGGTCCCGCCCGCACCCGGCCCGGCGCCGCAGCCCAGGCCGGCGACCGACGGACCGCTCGATCCGGCCGGGATGAACGCCATCCTGCGGGGGCGCTGA